The proteins below are encoded in one region of Drosophila santomea strain STO CAGO 1482 chromosome 3R, Prin_Dsan_1.1, whole genome shotgun sequence:
- the LOC120451639 gene encoding RNA helicase aquarius, whose product MKRRSQTRAQQAAPPAKTTKEKSGSLTVAQLSSDVIWQLASQYWTPDTKADHLPYSANIIERIYKEEIGDGGAQSARRINMLEFSQYLEQYLWPHYQRETATHAHLMSIVIMANEKFRERVEVWTVFEKLPDHYPAFFRHVLESCLPSKKAKEASSTLRERTALLMFINHCFNSMEIELCREQAKRLVSLSMWHCLQPRRREQELREVPEWRKYWKRLLKKEKDSKPEVLWERHFMQNLIIDFLHILESIPAEGAVASNVVHYCERFLEFIIDLEALLPTRRFFNTVLDDCHLIVRALLSPLVRREEGKLFGQLLDMLKFYTRFEINDVTGSSLTDHDMTQLHYKKITSLQRAVFAKFPSLRVFALSNVATVDNRESLEQHFGGLDGDGLLQIATFLNLVPEEVVSPLDWHRVDEQFLRELLITRHERRCSQLEALNEMPLYPTEQIIWDENVVPSEYYSGESCLALPKLNLQFLTLHDYLLRNFNLFRLESTYEIRQDIEDAVSRMLPWQSEDGDVVFGGWARMALPIASFAVVEVAKPHLGEKKPSRVRADVGVTLSVRREIKAEWENLRKHDVCFLITVKPTQPYGTKYKHREPFIPQVGLVSVRGCEVEGMLDANGRVIEDGPEPRPQLQGENRCYRVWLDSNQYRLDMDDLQEGADDVYESFNILMRRKPKENNFKAVLETIRHLMNTECVVPPWLHDILLGYGDPGAAHYSNMPNQERSLEFNDTFLDYHHLEASFPNYNLKCEVPDENRQPPFRLIFEDVPIQKESDGEDHEEKPEEELAKSILVQPYKYEARGPYPSDKPKQNSIRFTPTQVEAIRAGMQPGLTLVVGPPGTGKTDVAVQIISNIYHNHPNQRTLIVTHSNQALNQLFEKIMALDIDERHLLRLGHGEEALETEKDYSRYGRVNYVLAKRMDLLSQVQKLQEALGVSGDNAYTCETAGYFYLYNVMARWEKFQSQIAVHKEDTDVEKLRAEFDKEFPFGKFFADAPQPLFKGASYEELMDIACSNFRYISDIFNELEEFRAFELLRTGLDRSKYLLVKEAKIIAMTCTHAALKRKELVNLGFRYDNILMEESAQILEIETFIPLLLQNPLDGLNRLKRWIMIGDHHQLPPVIKNMAFQKYSNMEQSLFTRLVRLGVPTVDLDGQGRARASICSLYKWRYKKLEDLQHIFERDEYKQANPGFAHDYQLINVEDFKGVGESEPNPYFYQNLAEAEYIAAVYMYMRLLGYPAAKISILTTYNGQKHLIRDVINARCGNNPLIGWPHKITTVDKYQGQQNDYILISLVRTKAVGHLRDVRRLVVAMSRARLGLYVFGRVSLFKNCLELQQTFKLLTQRPLKLSLVPEDKYPTDRLASADVASQDIKTVDNMSEMAQFVYERYMAKMEELKGTLPSEEELQAMRNQLPQEDGEVVLEEASEEPPEKRAAKEEPLSKKKTTEVFKPTPILNEINVDDTDMAESEQIQQEATDEDKTQESAPAEES is encoded by the exons ATGAAGCGAAGAAGTCAAACTAGGGCCCAACAAGCCGCTCCACCAGCTAAAACCACGAAGGAGAAAAGTGGATCGCTCACGGTGGCCCAGCTCAGCTCCGATGTCATTTGGCAG CTGGCATCGCAGTACTGGACGCCGGATACGAAGGCAGATCACCTGCCGTACAGTGCCAATATCATCGAACGCATCTATAAAGAAGAGATCGGCGATGGCGGTGCCCAGAGCGCGCGGAGGATCAACATGCTGGAGTTTAGTCAGTATCTGGAGCAGTATCTGTGGCCGCACTACCAGCGGGAAACCGCCACCCATGCCCACCTTATGTCCATCGTAATAATGGCCAACGAGAAGTTCAGGGAGCGCGTCGAAGTTTGGACCGTGTTTGAAAAGCTTCCGGATCATTATCCGGCCTTCTTCCGCCACGTGCTGGAGAGCTGTTTGCCAAGCAAAAAGGCAAAGGAGGCAAGCAGCACGCTGAGGGAGAGGACAGCACTATTGATGTTCATTAACCACTGCTTCAACAGCATGGAGATAGAGCTGTGCCGAGAACAGGCCAAGCGCCTAGTATCCCTGTCCATGTGGCATTGCCTGCAGCCCC GTCGCCGAGAACAGGAGCTTCGGGAAGTTCCCGAGTGGCGAAAGTATTGGAAACGCCTGCTTAAGAAGGAGAAAGACAGCAAACCAGAGGTCCTCTGGGAAAGACACTTTATGCAGAACCTTATTATCGACTTCCTGCACATACTCGAAAGCATTCCCGCCGAAGGCGCGGTGGCATCTAACGTGGTTCACTACTGTGAGCGCTTCCTAGAGTTTATCATCGACTTGGAGGCTCTATTGCCGACGCGGCGCTTTTTTAACACAGTCTTAGACGACTGCCATCTGATTGTACGGGCACTTCTGTCACCCTTGGTTCGTCGCGAGGAGGGAAAACTGTTTGGCCAG CTCCTGGACATGCTCAAGTTTTATACCCGCTTCGAGATCAACGACGTTACTGGAAGTTCGCTCACGGATCACGACATGACCCAGCTGCACTACAAGAAGATCACCTCGCTGCAGCGAGCGGTGTTCGCCAAGTTTCCCAGCCTGCGGGTCTTTGCCTTGTCCAACGTGGCCACAGTGGATAACAGGGAGTCGCTGGAGCAGCACTTTGGTGGGTTGGATGGCGATGGACTCCTTCAGATTGCCACGTTCTTGAATCTGGTGCCAGAGGAGGTGGTCTCACCCTTAGACTGGCATCGGGTAGACGAGCAGTTTCTGCGTGAGCTGCTGATTACGCGCCATGAGCGACGCTGCTCGCAGTTGGAGGCGCTCAACGAGATGCCCCTGTATCCCACGGAGCAGATAATCTGGGACGAGAACGTGGTGCCCTCGGAGTATTACTCCGGTGAGAGCTGCCTTGCGCTACCCAAGCTTAATCTGCAGTTCCTGACTCTCCACGACTATCTGCTACGCAACTTTAACCTATTCCGCTTGGAATCCACCTACGAAATCCGGCAAGACATCGAGGATGCTGTCAGCCGCATGTTGCCATGGCAATCAGAAGACGGGGATGTTGTGTTCGGTGGGTGGGCAAGAATGGCTCTGCCCATTGCCAGCTTTGCCGTGGTCGAAGTGGCCAAGCCTCATCTGGGCGAAAAGAAACCGTCAAGAGTGCGTGCTGATGTGGGCGTAACACTCTCCGTGCGTCGAGAGATCAAGGCGGAGTGGGAGAATCTTCGCAAGCACGACGTGTGCTTCCTCATAACAGTAAAGCCAACGCAACCATATGGCACCAAGTACAAGCACCGCGAACCTTTTATTCCCCAGGTGGGCTTGGTCAGTGTCCGTGGATGCGAGGTGGAGGGCATGCTCGATGCCAATGGCCGAGTCATAGAAGATGGCCCAGAACCAAGGCCACAGCTCCAGGGTGAGAATCGTTGCTATCGCGTTTGGCTGGACTCAAATCAGTACCGCTTGGACATGGACGACCTTCAGGAG GGGGCCGACGATGTCTACGAGAGTTTTAACATCCTGATGCGCCGCAAACCCAAGGAGAACAACTTCAAGGCCGTGCTGGAAACCATACGTCACTTAATGAATACAGAATGCGTGGTTCCACCTTGGCTGCACGACATTCTCCTGGGCTATGGTGATCCTGGAGCTGCGCACTACAGTAACATGCCGAATCAGGAACGCAGTCTGGAGTTTAATGATACCTTCTTGGATTACCATCATCTGGAGGCCAGTTTCCCTAACTACAATTTGAAGTGTGAGGTGCCGGATGAAAACCGCCAACCTCCCTTTAGGCTAATATTCGAGGATGTGCCTATTCAAAAGGAAAGCGATGGAGAGGATCATGAAGAGAAACCTGAAGAAGAATTGGCCAAATCTATTTTGGTGCAACCCTACAAATATGAGGCCAGGGGTCCATATCCCAGCGACAAGCCTAAACA AAACTCTATCCGTTTTACACCCACTCAAGTGGAAGCCATTCGTGCGGGAATGCAACCGGGACTGACACTGGTGGTCGGTCCGCCTGGTACCGGTAAAACTGACGTGGCCGTGCAAATCATATCGAATATTTATCACAACCACCCCAATCAACGAACCCTTATTGTGACCCACTCCAATCAGGCGCTGAACCAGTTATTTGAAAAGATCATGGCTTTGGACATCGATGAGCGCCACTTGCTGCGTCTTGGTCACGGCGAGGAAGCGCTGGAGACCGAAAAAGACTACAGTCGATATGGACGCGTTAACTATGTATTGGCCAAGCGTATGGATCTTCTTAGCCAGGTGCAAAAGTTGCAAGAGGCGCTTGGTGTGAGTGGTGATAATGCCTACACTTGTGAGACCGCCGGCTATTTTTACCTGTACAATGTCATGGCGCGATGGGAGAAGTTCCAGAGTCAGATAGCCGTACACAAGGAAGATACTGATGTGGAAAAGCTCAGAGCGGAGTTTGATAAGGAGTTTCCCTTTGGAAAATTCTTTGCAGATGCCCCCCAACCACTGTTCAAGGGTGCGAGTTATGAAGAACTTATGGATATAGCCTGCTCTAATTTCCGATACATTTCGGATATATTTAACGAACTTGAGGAATTCCGTGCTTTTGAACTGCTGCGCACGGGACTGGATCGATCGAAATATTTGCTAGTCAAAGAGGCAAAGATCATTGCCATGACTTGTACACATGCTGCACTCAAACGCAAGGAGCTGGTCAATCTCGGTTTTCGGTATGACAATATCCTTATGGAAGAATCGGCACAGATCCTGGAGATCGAAACGTTTattccgctgctgctgcagaatCCGCTGGATGGACTTAATCGTCTAAAACGTTGGATCATGATCGGGGATCACCATCAGCTGCCGCCTGTGATTAAAAACATGGCTTTCCAAAAGTACTCTAACATGGAACAGAGTCTGTTTACCAGGCTGGTACGTCTCGGAGTGCCTACCGTAGATCTTGACGGACAGGGTCGTGCAAGAGCCAGTATTTGTTCGCTGTACAAGTGGCGTTATAAGAAGCTGGAAGACCTACAGCACATTTTTGAGCGGGATGAATACAAACAGGCTAATCCAGGATTTGCTCACGACTACCAACTTATTAATGTGGAAGACTTCAAAGGAGTGGGTGAAAGCGAGCCCAATCCCTACTTCTACCAG AATCTTGCTGAGGCGGAGTACATTGCCGCCGTATACATGTACATGCGCCTGCTGGGCTACCCTGCAGCCAAGATCTCCATTTTGACAACCTACAACGGTCAGAAGCATCTCATCCGCGACGTAATCAACGCCCGCTGTGGCAACAATCCTCTTATTGGTTGGCCGCATAAGATCACCACCGTGGATAAGTACCAGGGTCAGCAGAACGACTATATTCTTATCTCTTTGGTACGGACCAAGGCGGTTGGACATCTGCGGGATGTAAGACGTTTAGTGGTGGCCATGAGTCGAGCGCGCCTTGGATTATATGTATTTGGCAGGGTCTCCTTGTTTAAGAACTGTCTGGAGCTTCAGCAAACTTTTAAGCTT CTAACACAGAGACCTTTGAAGTTAAGTCTGGTACCCGAAGACAAGTACCCCACGGATCGTTTGGCTAGTGCTGATGTGGCTAGTCAAGATATCAAAACGGTAGATAACATGTCCGAAATGGCACAGTTTGTTTACGAGCGGTACATGGCGAAAATGGAAGAGCTCAAGGGCACTCTGCCTTCCGAAGAAGAGTTGCAAGCAATGCGCAACCAGCTTCCCCAGGAAGATGGGGAAGTTGTTCTAGAAGAAGCATCCGAGGAGCCACCGGAAAAACGAGCAGCTAAGGAGGAGCCATtgtccaaaaagaaaacaacagaaGTCTTTAAGCCCACCCCTATCCTTAACGAAATAAACGTGGACGACACGGATATGGCTGAAAGCGAACAGATTCAACAGGAAGCTACTGATGAAGATAAAACCCAGGAGTCCGCTCCAGCTGAAGAGTCTTAG
- the LOC120451644 gene encoding probable G-protein coupled receptor Mth-like 5 isoform X2 produces the protein MLVKTLGAHFAAGQNAKKCSCSALLIRLLCISLLSLSPLPASSHVTSAGSSTGLSSDPNLVLVNKCCEKFEIHVDHECLQVNETNYFQPMFTSYGGEQNRPVNFKFVIGIPNCGSMQMWPIYHYAGSSDKLVLLDDGKLRHYTNAENEGDERRGIQSDYEEDIAGSLEPLYHDYEKNMYCIDKATSSTGEENVLFAKICLARKEIKWSDSNFLLRKILNPIFHGISLIILLVIAIIYFILPTLRDLVGNIVTTIAVCLMVSQAADLVRIFTEFTSHVSFIVADIILCFSLLAAFFWLNSFGFYIWKTFRSRNVFLRVTDGRKYCYYSAYAWGCTATMAALAVFAHFFLDADSYKQEHMVGEQETIGWLGICIFFAPIACTILVNIFFYVTTRKLINRRTVYGRIAHKLKANFIMFSLMLLVMSIAWLFLIMSWLQMEGLLYAHIVVNALQTPLLLYICVLRQRHVTFLLKKTCCYNEPPSANDWGDELHYMNGNDY, from the exons ATGCTCGTAAAAACGCTTGGCGCGCATTTTGCAGCCgggcaaaatgcaaaaaaatgcAGCTGCTCCGCTCTGCTGATTCGCCTGCTCTGCATATCACTCCTTAGTCTAAGCCCTTTACCAGCCAGCAGTCATGTCACTAGCGCCGGATCTTCAACGGGGCTATCTTCCGATCCCAACCTAGTGCTGGTCAACAAATGCTGCGAGAAGTTCGAGATACACGTGGACCATGAGTGCCTGCAGGTCAACGAAACGA ACTACTTCCAGCCGATGTTCACTAGCTATGGAGGAGAGCAAAACAGGCCCGTCAACTTCAAATTCGTCATCGGTATTCCAAATTGTGGATCCATGCAGATGTGGCCCATATACCACTATGCTGGC AGCTCTGATAAGCTGGTGTTACTGGATGATGGGAAGCTAAGGCATTACACCAATGCAGAAAACGAGGGAGATGAGCGTCGTGGAATACAGTCGGATTATGAGGAGGATATTGCCGGCAGTCTGGAGCCGCTATACCATGACTACGAAAAGAATATGTATTGCATCGACAAG GCCACTTCCAGTACTGGAGAGGAAAATGTGCTCTTCGCCAAGATTTGCTTGGCTCGCAAGGAGATCAAGTGGAGTGATTCCAACTTTCTGCTTCGCAAAATCTTAAACCCAATATTCCATGGCATCTCGCTTATTATTCTGCTGGTCATCGCCATTATCTATTTTATACTCCCTACTCTCAG AGATCTGGTTGGCAACATTGTGACAACGATAGCCGTGTGCCTTATGGTAAGCCAGGCAGCGGACCTGGTGAGAATATTCACCGAGTTTACCAGCCATGTGAGCTTCATTGTGGCAGACATTATTCTGTGCTTCAGCCTGTTAGCAGCCTTCTTTTGGCTAAACAGTTTCGGTTTTTACATTTGGAAGACCTTTCGTTCGAGGAACGTCTTCCTGCGAGTCACGGACGGCAGGAAGTATTGCTACTATTCCGCGTATGCTTGGGGATGCACAGCTACGATGGCTGCACTGGCCGTCTTTGCACATTTCTTCCTTGACGCCGACTCCTACAAACAGGAGCATATGGTGGGCGAGCAGGAGACGATCGGCTGGCTTGGCATCTGCATATTCTTTGCGCCAATTGCTTGTACCATTTTGGTCAACATATTCTTCTATGTGACCACCAGGAAGCTAATCAACCGCCGGACGGTATACGGTCGCATTGCACACAAGTTGAAAGCCAA TTTCATCATGTTCTCGTTGATGCTGTTGGTAATGTCGATAGCCTGGCTATTCCTCATAATGTCCTGGTTGCAAATGGAAGGTCTGCTTTATGCCCACATCGTAGTCAATGCACTGCAGACACCGCTGTTGCTTTACATCTGCGTGCTGCGCCAGCGACATGTAACGTTTCTGCTAAAGAAGACCTGCTGCTACAATGAGCCGCCCTCGGCAAACGACTGGGGCGATGAGCTGCATTACATGAACGGCAACGATTACTGA
- the LOC120451644 gene encoding probable G-protein coupled receptor Mth-like 5 isoform X1 — protein sequence MLVKTLGAHFAAGQNAKKCSCSALLIRLLCISLLSLSPLPASSHVTSAGSSTGLSSDPNLVLVNKCCEKFEIHVDHECLQVNETNYFQPMFTSYGGEQNRPVNFKFVIGIPNCGSMQMWPIYHYAGSSDKLVLLDDGKLRHYTNAENEGDERRGIQSDYEEDIAGSLEPLYHDYEKNMYCIDKATSSTGEENVLFAKICLARKEIKWSDSNFLLRKILNPIFHGISLIILLVIAIIYFILPTLSRDLVGNIVTTIAVCLMVSQAADLVRIFTEFTSHVSFIVADIILCFSLLAAFFWLNSFGFYIWKTFRSRNVFLRVTDGRKYCYYSAYAWGCTATMAALAVFAHFFLDADSYKQEHMVGEQETIGWLGICIFFAPIACTILVNIFFYVTTRKLINRRTVYGRIAHKLKANFIMFSLMLLVMSIAWLFLIMSWLQMEGLLYAHIVVNALQTPLLLYICVLRQRHVTFLLKKTCCYNEPPSANDWGDELHYMNGNDY from the exons ATGCTCGTAAAAACGCTTGGCGCGCATTTTGCAGCCgggcaaaatgcaaaaaaatgcAGCTGCTCCGCTCTGCTGATTCGCCTGCTCTGCATATCACTCCTTAGTCTAAGCCCTTTACCAGCCAGCAGTCATGTCACTAGCGCCGGATCTTCAACGGGGCTATCTTCCGATCCCAACCTAGTGCTGGTCAACAAATGCTGCGAGAAGTTCGAGATACACGTGGACCATGAGTGCCTGCAGGTCAACGAAACGA ACTACTTCCAGCCGATGTTCACTAGCTATGGAGGAGAGCAAAACAGGCCCGTCAACTTCAAATTCGTCATCGGTATTCCAAATTGTGGATCCATGCAGATGTGGCCCATATACCACTATGCTGGC AGCTCTGATAAGCTGGTGTTACTGGATGATGGGAAGCTAAGGCATTACACCAATGCAGAAAACGAGGGAGATGAGCGTCGTGGAATACAGTCGGATTATGAGGAGGATATTGCCGGCAGTCTGGAGCCGCTATACCATGACTACGAAAAGAATATGTATTGCATCGACAAG GCCACTTCCAGTACTGGAGAGGAAAATGTGCTCTTCGCCAAGATTTGCTTGGCTCGCAAGGAGATCAAGTGGAGTGATTCCAACTTTCTGCTTCGCAAAATCTTAAACCCAATATTCCATGGCATCTCGCTTATTATTCTGCTGGTCATCGCCATTATCTATTTTATACTCCCTACTCTCAG CAGAGATCTGGTTGGCAACATTGTGACAACGATAGCCGTGTGCCTTATGGTAAGCCAGGCAGCGGACCTGGTGAGAATATTCACCGAGTTTACCAGCCATGTGAGCTTCATTGTGGCAGACATTATTCTGTGCTTCAGCCTGTTAGCAGCCTTCTTTTGGCTAAACAGTTTCGGTTTTTACATTTGGAAGACCTTTCGTTCGAGGAACGTCTTCCTGCGAGTCACGGACGGCAGGAAGTATTGCTACTATTCCGCGTATGCTTGGGGATGCACAGCTACGATGGCTGCACTGGCCGTCTTTGCACATTTCTTCCTTGACGCCGACTCCTACAAACAGGAGCATATGGTGGGCGAGCAGGAGACGATCGGCTGGCTTGGCATCTGCATATTCTTTGCGCCAATTGCTTGTACCATTTTGGTCAACATATTCTTCTATGTGACCACCAGGAAGCTAATCAACCGCCGGACGGTATACGGTCGCATTGCACACAAGTTGAAAGCCAA TTTCATCATGTTCTCGTTGATGCTGTTGGTAATGTCGATAGCCTGGCTATTCCTCATAATGTCCTGGTTGCAAATGGAAGGTCTGCTTTATGCCCACATCGTAGTCAATGCACTGCAGACACCGCTGTTGCTTTACATCTGCGTGCTGCGCCAGCGACATGTAACGTTTCTGCTAAAGAAGACCTGCTGCTACAATGAGCCGCCCTCGGCAAACGACTGGGGCGATGAGCTGCATTACATGAACGGCAACGATTACTGA
- the LOC120451640 gene encoding sphingomyelin phosphodiesterase 4 encodes MSQTMPPENLSSRLLTVLSLPLFERVHELSILFDRCSLRQVQEIFPHIVHSIFGISGNPLGWGLRTTTLENNPLHFQTLQQFFGVCGPWMHVCHRLLLDQYKFELDINLLPAKFVSLLQNGQNPRFYAELINVDAMVHQVSTLSLNAFDFYVIHFVLYALQPLHSINPIAMQIHNVRSKTIYLKLVSEYLNNFLPLVPDARIEPVQFSSGVKAPQPLPAQALQPQRQPRYIKIPSSYRNGGNVSGGGGSPNASVGGGNTSPQSNSPNASANRAYAWRSESVLHFFVDIWLRYDIESEHHLPSSDFVRGVRTLVKQVHFFANGAQHDHSSLCALRKVSLSMVKARIYAFICGLIDRWPLDSSLMVVLELWLSYIQPWRYTMAALNNNTPSLSYRPPILSCFDGFIIDNLIMYTHIFMQLVPHFGRLDYTVYRNAFMLYRLATIFSQHDLVDRLQRFERLHGGNACGFDSPQRQVNMMNKSYSPGSQWNQVVSTSSAKLFSYTMQTQMESFLFLISMARNSVLRDIAKLRNEIAEKQRSEGFLKNFYNKLFGECTQDEVTLREFSRIPEVLRQCIDAFCRTFNVDQANLSMHENLPEEPSLPTATAVQNFSFFDASDSLDTSKLNPHQMSLNASSMHATVDPATLPIQTNEVKALVRMLHFVSDKINQKYGSQIQGFYGRDDYCGKVARQLLYAPMTEQWFDKSSGQVDICENMVPPRVCLRPLGSIPALTTIGCSLILGQLLWGAPILGLFILATVLLVYTLLQALFS; translated from the exons ATGTCGCAGACCATGCCGCCGGAAAACTTAAGC AGCCGCCTGTTGACGGTGCTCAGTTTGCCTCTTTTCGAGCGCGTGCACGAGCTGAGCATCCTGTTCGATCGGTGCTCCCTGCGCCAAGTGCAGGAGATCTTCCCCCACATTGTGCACTCCATCTTCGGGATCAGTGGCAATCCCTTGGGCTGGGGCCTGCGGACCACGACGCTGGAGAACAACCCTCTGCACTTCCAAACGCTGCAGCAGTTCTTCGGCGTCTGTGGTCCTTGGATGCACGTTTGCCACCGCCTGCTCCTCGACCAGTACAAATTCGAGCTGGACATCAACCTGCTGCCG GCCAAATTCGTTAGCCTGCTGCAGAATGGTCAAAATCCCCGGTTTTATGCGGAACTCATCAATGTAGATGCGATGGTGCACCAGGTGTCCACGCTCTCGCTCAACGCCTTCGACTTCTACGTGATTCACTTTGTACTGTACGCTCTGCAGCCGCTGCACTCTATTAATCCCATAGCCATGCAAATTCACAACGTGCGCAGCAAAACGATTTACCTGAAACTGGTGTCCGAGTACCTTAACAACTTCCTGCCGTTGGTGCCCGATGCACGCATAGAACCGGTGCAATTCAGCAGCGGCGTTAAGGCTCCACAGCCATTGCCAGCGCAGGCATTACAACCCCAAAGACAACCGCGCTACATTAAGATCCCCAGCTCCTATCGCAATGGCGGAAACGTGTCGGGCGGAGGTGGCAGTCCCAATGCAAGCGTTGGCGGCGGTAACACATCACCACAGTCCAACAGCCCAAATGCCAGCGCGAACAGGGCCTACGCCTGGCGATCTGAGAGTGTACTCCACTTTTTCGTAGACATCTGGCTGCGCTACGACATTGAGTCGGAGCATCATTTGCCCAGCAGCGATTTTGTGCGCGGCGTACGCACCTTGGTCAAGCAGGTTCACTTCTTTGCGAATGGGGCTCAGCACGATCACAGTTCGCTGTGCGCGCTGCGTAAGGTATCGTTGAGTATGGTTAAGGCAAGGATCTACGCCTTTATATGTGGATTGATCGATCGTTGGCCCCTGGACAGCTCGTTAATGGTGGTGCTGGAGCTCTGGCTCAGTTACATTCAGCCATGGAGATATACTATGGCGGCGCTGAACAATAACAC ACCTAGTCTTTCTTACAGGCCGCCCATTTTGTCCTGCTTCGATGGCTTTATCATCGACAATCTTATtatgtacacacacatatttatGCAGTTAGTGCCACACTTTGGGCGGTTGGATTACACCGTATATCGCAACGCATTCATGCTGTACCGTCTGGCCACAATCTTCTCTCAACATGATTTAGTTGATAGACTGCAGCGTTTTGAGCGTCTTCATGGAGGCAATGCTTGTGGCTTTGACTCGCCCCAGCGACAAGTCAACATGATGAA CAAATCGTATTCTCCGGGCTCTCAGTGGAATCAAGTGGTTAGCACAAGCTCCGCCAAGCTTTTTAGTTATACCATGCAAACGCAAATGGAAAGCTTCTTGTTCCTGATCAGTATGGCACGAAACTCGGTGCTCAGAGACATCGCTAAGCTGCGCAACGAAATTGCGGAGAAACAGCGCTCTGAGGGATTTCTTAAGAACTTTTATAACAAACTCTTCGGCGAGTGCACCCAGGATGAAGTGACCCTGCGCGAGTTCAGTCGCATTCCGGAGGTTTTGCGTCAATGCATCGACGCATTCTGTCGAACGTTTAAT GTTGATCAAGCGAATCTATCTATGCATGAAAATCTGCCAGAGGAACCATCATTGCCTACTGCGACTGCGGTTCAAAATTTCAGCTTTTTCGACGCCAGCGACTCCCTGGACACCTCAAAGCTGAACCCACACCAAATGTCGCTCAACGCGTCTAGCATGCATGCCACTGTTGATCCTGCGACGCTGCCCATCCAGACCAATGAGGTTAAAGCATTGGTAAGAATGCTGCACTTCGTATCTGACAAGATAAACCAAAAG TATGGTAGTCAAATACAGGGATTCTACGGCCGCGACGATTACTGCGGAAAAGTTGCTCGGCAGCTATTGTACGCTCCGATGACGGAACAGTGGTTTGACAAAAGCTCCGGCCAAGTGGACATATGTGAAAACATGGTTCCTCCGCGAGTTTGCCTACGACCATTGGGCTCGATACCCGCTCTCACAACAATCGGTTGTTCCCTGATCCTGGGGCAACTGTTGTGGGGTGCCCCCATCTTGGGACTATTTATTCTGGCCACTGTGCTCTTGGTCTATACCTTGCTGCAGGCATTGTTTTCCTAG